One window from the genome of Echinicola vietnamensis DSM 17526 encodes:
- the ruvB gene encoding Holliday junction branch migration DNA helicase RuvB, producing MREDYLKGDDEHMSQTDKDFEKALRPLSFDDFTGQQKIVDNIQVFVMAAKKRGESLDHVLLHGPPGLGKTTLSHIIANELESSLKITSGPVLDKPSDLAGLLTNLEEGDVLFIDEIHRLNAVVEEYLYSAMEDFRIDIMLDSGPNARSVQISLNPFTLIGATTRSGLLTSPLRARFGINARLEYYDAKLLTTIVTRSANILGAPIDEVAAYEIARRSRGTPRIANTLLRRTRDFADIKGNGTITLDIAKVALDALDVDENGLDEMDNRILTTIIEKFKGGPVGISTIATACGEEGETIEEVYEPFLIQEGYLKRTSRGRIATELAYKHLNIRPHFGGQSGSLFGE from the coding sequence ATGAGAGAAGACTATCTTAAGGGCGATGATGAGCACATGAGCCAGACCGACAAGGACTTTGAGAAAGCCTTGCGGCCGTTGAGCTTTGATGACTTTACCGGGCAACAGAAAATTGTGGACAATATCCAGGTGTTTGTCATGGCTGCAAAAAAGCGCGGAGAGTCCTTGGACCATGTGCTTTTGCACGGCCCTCCTGGCCTTGGGAAAACGACCTTGAGTCACATCATCGCCAATGAACTGGAGTCTAGTTTGAAGATTACTTCGGGGCCGGTGTTGGACAAGCCTTCCGATTTGGCAGGGCTCCTGACCAACCTGGAGGAAGGGGATGTCCTTTTTATCGATGAAATACACCGTCTAAATGCCGTGGTGGAGGAATACCTCTATTCGGCGATGGAAGATTTTCGTATTGATATCATGCTGGACTCGGGGCCTAACGCCCGGTCGGTTCAGATTTCCCTGAATCCCTTTACCCTCATAGGTGCCACTACCCGTTCCGGTTTGCTCACTTCTCCATTGCGGGCCCGTTTTGGGATAAATGCCCGTTTGGAATACTATGACGCCAAGCTCCTGACCACGATCGTGACACGCTCTGCCAATATCCTGGGTGCTCCTATCGATGAAGTGGCGGCGTATGAAATCGCTCGCCGGAGCCGTGGAACGCCGAGGATCGCAAATACGCTCTTGCGGAGGACCCGTGATTTTGCCGATATCAAAGGCAACGGCACCATTACACTGGATATTGCAAAAGTCGCCTTGGACGCCTTGGATGTGGACGAAAATGGCCTTGACGAGATGGATAACCGGATCCTTACGACCATTATTGAAAAATTCAAGGGTGGGCCCGTTGGGATTTCTACGATTGCTACAGCCTGTGGCGAGGAGGGCGAGACGATCGAAGAGGTGTACGAACCTTTCTTGATTCAGGAGGGCTACTTGAAAAGGACTTCAAGGGGCAGGATTGCAACGGAGTTGGCTTATAAGCACCTGAACATCCGACCGCATTTTGGTGGGCAAAGTGGGAGTCTGTTTGGAGAATAG
- the rpsU gene encoding 30S ribosomal protein S21 has protein sequence MIVVNVKENESIEKALKRFKKKFDRTGAIRELRSRQHFEKPSVKRRTEVIKASYKQRLRDEEGK, from the coding sequence ATGATCGTAGTAAACGTAAAAGAGAACGAATCTATCGAAAAAGCGCTTAAGCGTTTTAAGAAGAAATTTGACAGAACCGGAGCAATCCGCGAACTGAGATCTCGTCAGCATTTTGAAAAGCCTTCTGTAAAAAGAAGAACGGAAGTGATCAAAGCTTCCTACAAACAACGACTGAGAGACGAAGAAGGTAAATAA
- a CDS encoding tyrosine-type recombinase/integrase — MLFSFINYLEHEKRASAHTVLAYEKDLEQFKEFLEQSFETADLTQAGHGEIRAWIVDLVEQGLSATTVNRKMATLRSFYKFLLRSGEITKDPTYKLRALKTSKKLPEFVQESTMDQLLNDLEYEAGFEGQRDKMVMEFLYLTGVRLSELIGLTWKDIDIQGKTVKVYGKRKKQRIIPLTNTLIENIISYKKDFKETFSNVNESDYFIVTISKKQAYPMIIYRIVRKYLDLFAQTSKRSPHLLRHTFATHLLNKGADLNAVKDLLGHANLAATQVYTHNSMEKLKAVFDQAHPKA, encoded by the coding sequence ATGCTCTTTTCTTTTATAAACTATCTTGAACACGAAAAACGGGCCAGTGCGCACACGGTACTAGCCTATGAAAAAGACCTTGAACAGTTCAAGGAATTTTTAGAGCAGTCCTTTGAGACAGCAGACCTTACCCAAGCAGGACACGGTGAAATTCGGGCTTGGATCGTGGACCTCGTAGAACAGGGGCTTTCTGCCACCACCGTCAATAGAAAGATGGCCACCTTAAGGTCGTTTTATAAATTTTTACTCAGATCGGGAGAAATTACCAAAGACCCCACCTACAAACTAAGGGCATTAAAAACCTCAAAAAAACTTCCCGAGTTTGTCCAAGAATCCACCATGGACCAGTTGCTCAATGACTTGGAATATGAAGCTGGCTTTGAAGGCCAACGGGACAAGATGGTCATGGAATTTTTATACCTCACTGGTGTCCGGCTTTCCGAACTGATCGGATTGACATGGAAAGACATTGACATTCAAGGCAAAACCGTAAAAGTTTATGGAAAAAGAAAAAAGCAACGAATAATACCATTAACTAATACATTAATAGAGAATATTATTTCGTACAAAAAAGATTTTAAAGAAACATTTTCAAATGTAAACGAGAGTGATTATTTTATCGTTACTATTAGTAAAAAGCAAGCATACCCTATGATAATTTACCGGATCGTGAGGAAATATCTAGACCTTTTTGCGCAGACGTCCAAGCGCAGTCCTCACCTTCTGAGACACACATTTGCGACGCACCTGCTCAATAAAGGAGCTGACCTCAACGCGGTAAAGGACTTGCTTGGGCATGCGAATCTCGCGGCCACACAAGTATACACGCATAATTCTATGGAAAAACTGAAGGCTGTGTTTGATCAAGCACATCCTAAAGCCTAA
- the hpf gene encoding ribosome hibernation-promoting factor, HPF/YfiA family has translation MKLQMHSIHFDADQKLIDFIQKKADKLDTFYDRIIDGEVFMRLDKNENNKNKIVEIKLNVPGKQLFAKHQTDSFEGAADEAIEGLRRQIKKFKEKLVLARQ, from the coding sequence ATGAAATTACAAATGCATTCAATCCATTTCGACGCTGATCAAAAGCTGATTGATTTTATTCAAAAAAAGGCTGATAAGTTGGACACGTTTTATGATCGCATAATTGACGGTGAGGTGTTTATGAGGCTCGATAAAAACGAGAACAATAAGAACAAGATCGTTGAAATCAAATTGAATGTACCCGGTAAGCAGTTATTTGCAAAACATCAGACGGATAGTTTTGAAGGTGCTGCTGACGAGGCCATCGAAGGCCTCAGGAGACAAATCAAAAAATTCAAGGAAAAACTAGTACTCGCACGACAATGA
- a CDS encoding phosphatase PAP2 family protein — protein sequence MKKKSIPDVYLFFYFLTFIIGGIVLLNVPKGDYELFINRHHFLLADLFFSFITHAGDGLIFLAVFPILLYYRFAHGILCVFNAAIHMVLSVILKRLVFVHSPRPAEFFKDIDLVQVAGVPMHHWHSFPSGHTATAFALMTMLAMLYPKRHRLQLGFLLVAVLIGFSRVYLMQHFILDVMAGSVLGVGSAFAARTIVRTYFKGKTYKKGLLKKKKVALSELKPGYQPLRIRIKPWKWPF from the coding sequence ATGAAAAAGAAATCTATACCGGACGTTTACCTCTTCTTTTATTTTTTGACTTTTATTATTGGCGGGATTGTTTTATTGAATGTGCCCAAAGGGGATTATGAGCTTTTTATTAATCGGCATCACTTTTTGTTGGCCGATTTGTTCTTTTCTTTTATCACCCATGCCGGTGATGGGCTGATCTTTTTGGCCGTATTTCCAATATTGCTCTATTACCGCTTTGCACACGGTATCCTCTGTGTGTTCAATGCTGCCATCCATATGGTTTTATCCGTGATCCTAAAACGGTTGGTTTTTGTCCATTCTCCACGTCCGGCAGAATTTTTCAAGGACATCGACTTGGTTCAGGTAGCCGGCGTTCCCATGCACCATTGGCACTCCTTTCCCTCTGGCCATACCGCTACTGCCTTTGCACTGATGACCATGCTGGCCATGCTTTACCCGAAGCGCCACCGGCTTCAACTAGGTTTTCTGCTCGTAGCCGTTCTGATTGGCTTTAGCAGGGTTTACCTGATGCAGCACTTTATCCTCGATGTCATGGCTGGTTCGGTCCTTGGAGTGGGATCTGCTTTCGCAGCTAGAACTATCGTGAGAACTTACTTTAAGGGAAAAACCTACAAGAAAGGCTTACTCAAAAAGAAAAAAGTTGCCCTGTCTGAGCTTAAACCCGGCTACCAACCTCTCCGCATCAGGATAAAGCCATGGAAATGGCCTTTCTAA
- a CDS encoding ArnT family glycosyltransferase: MKDTKQLRIYLIAVLAIVSFFKILFTATTSLSLFSEETQYWLWSQNLDWNYYSKPLMIAVYNFIFTGILGNTDVAVRLSAVLFSAGTAWVIFELGQQMYRDPRIGFWAALMLIVMPYFHLASFFHTTDSSLLFFWALSFYWLYRATVSQKTSYWVYAGLASAMGMLSKNTMVLAIPLIFLYLLLVDFKQLKQKGFYVYCLVFSLSFIPIIIWNFQHDFVTFRHVGTLGGVEGESEPFDMGESLKYISEYVGGQLGIISAFFIPFMVMAIRRLVKYKERKMLFNLLPAILVWMMFFLISITKRVEVNWPAFAYVTLPIAMAYVLTLVGQGWKKYATYATAISGILLILIMKPAPLDAIGFRKVLRPDKDPLARLAGYREMGARIDFLVDSLQLQKHFIFSDSYHLASEMAFYVEGNPQTYTINLGRRKNQFDHWPGIDQFENQQYDGVFVQWNTADRPKVIAGFDKRILKETHYATYRGDTVRVFSIEIYQNLHHIDEVKTDSY, from the coding sequence ATGAAAGATACCAAACAGCTCAGAATCTACTTGATTGCCGTATTGGCGATCGTTTCTTTTTTTAAGATCCTGTTTACCGCCACCACCTCCCTGAGCCTGTTCTCCGAGGAAACCCAATACTGGCTTTGGTCCCAAAACTTGGACTGGAACTACTATTCCAAACCCTTGATGATTGCCGTTTATAACTTTATCTTCACTGGGATTCTGGGAAATACCGACGTGGCTGTTAGGCTAAGTGCCGTCCTTTTTTCAGCGGGAACGGCGTGGGTGATTTTCGAATTGGGACAGCAGATGTATCGTGATCCGAGGATTGGGTTTTGGGCTGCACTGATGCTCATCGTGATGCCCTACTTCCATTTGGCATCCTTTTTCCATACCACCGACTCTTCCCTGCTCTTTTTCTGGGCATTAAGCTTCTATTGGCTATACCGCGCCACGGTTTCCCAAAAAACCTCTTACTGGGTTTATGCAGGCTTAGCCAGTGCAATGGGCATGTTATCCAAAAACACCATGGTATTGGCTATTCCGCTGATATTTCTTTACCTGCTCTTGGTAGATTTTAAACAGCTAAAGCAAAAGGGCTTTTATGTCTACTGCCTCGTTTTCTCGCTTTCCTTCATTCCGATCATCATCTGGAACTTTCAGCATGATTTTGTCACCTTTAGGCACGTGGGCACTTTGGGAGGTGTAGAAGGGGAGAGCGAGCCTTTTGATATGGGAGAATCCCTGAAATACATTTCAGAATATGTTGGCGGCCAGCTGGGGATTATTTCTGCTTTCTTTATTCCCTTTATGGTCATGGCGATCAGGAGATTGGTAAAATACAAGGAACGAAAAATGCTCTTCAACCTGCTACCGGCCATTTTGGTCTGGATGATGTTTTTCCTGATTTCCATCACCAAGCGGGTAGAGGTCAATTGGCCTGCTTTCGCGTACGTCACCTTGCCCATTGCCATGGCGTATGTCTTGACACTTGTGGGCCAGGGATGGAAAAAGTACGCTACTTATGCCACGGCCATTTCGGGCATCCTTTTGATTTTGATCATGAAGCCCGCTCCATTGGATGCAATAGGTTTCAGAAAGGTACTGCGGCCGGATAAGGATCCCTTGGCCCGACTGGCAGGATACCGGGAAATGGGAGCACGAATTGATTTTCTCGTAGACTCATTGCAATTACAAAAACACTTTATCTTTAGCGACAGCTACCATTTGGCTTCAGAAATGGCTTTTTACGTGGAAGGAAACCCGCAAACCTACACCATCAACCTCGGCAGGAGAAAAAACCAGTTTGACCACTGGCCTGGAATTGACCAGTTCGAGAACCAGCAATATGATGGAGTCTTTGTCCAATGGAATACTGCCGACCGCCCAAAAGTAATAGCGGGATTTGATAAGCGGATCCTGAAAGAGACCCATTACGCCACCTACCGAGGAGATACGGTCCGGGTGTTTAGCATAGAAATATATCAAAACCTACACCATATCGATGAGGTGAAAACCGACAGCTATTAA
- a CDS encoding DUF4919 domain-containing protein produces the protein MKAVTIFCMMFLWAQGCWAQYWDFEQPDYSKIEGAVKNRASEMYYPKLLERFQQADATLGLSELRHLYYGFVFHPDYKADKSAQVKDSLEVILQKETHSEEDLKQIVSFSEKILDKYPFEINTMNYQLYALEHLGDTTAYKEVSFQMEMIFETMLSSGDGASKASAFYVIDPAHELILMEALGLRSEDNPQAMGKYDFLELAANDIGLEGLYFDLSPYRNIILHSLSNHNL, from the coding sequence ATGAAAGCAGTAACAATTTTTTGTATGATGTTTCTTTGGGCACAAGGGTGCTGGGCGCAGTATTGGGATTTTGAGCAGCCCGATTATTCCAAAATAGAAGGAGCCGTCAAGAATAGGGCTTCCGAAATGTATTATCCGAAACTGTTGGAGCGCTTTCAGCAAGCAGATGCTACCCTTGGCCTTTCCGAGTTGAGGCATTTGTATTATGGGTTTGTGTTTCATCCGGATTACAAGGCCGATAAATCAGCCCAAGTGAAGGATAGCCTTGAAGTCATCCTTCAAAAGGAAACGCATAGCGAGGAAGACTTAAAGCAAATCGTATCTTTTAGTGAGAAGATCCTTGATAAATATCCTTTTGAGATCAATACGATGAATTATCAATTGTATGCACTGGAACACCTTGGAGATACTACAGCTTATAAGGAAGTTAGCTTCCAAATGGAAATGATCTTTGAGACCATGCTCAGTTCTGGGGACGGTGCATCCAAGGCCTCGGCATTTTACGTGATTGATCCCGCCCATGAATTGATCTTGATGGAGGCACTGGGACTACGGTCTGAGGACAACCCGCAGGCCATGGGGAAATATGATTTTTTGGAATTGGCGGCCAATGATATTGGTTTGGAAGGATTGTATTTTGATCTTAGTCCTTACAGAAATATAATCTTACATTCATTAAGTAACCATAACCTTTAA
- a CDS encoding PepSY-associated TM helix domain-containing protein — protein MDNKLLWKIHNWVGLYVGVVIAFLSITGAAALFRPEVDRLLNPHLTKVAPQSEEASLTAAVQHVIATHPDHELFEVELPKPYLDTWNIRLRPKDPDPMQPTFWEVFVNPHTGEILGERNYFKSFGYFLRNIHVRLYEAQYGRQLVGLAGIALLVSTVTGLLIYGNFTKKQAFGKIRKKNLRITQADLHKFVGISALAFNLVIAITGAWLGLQVYLMEGFGMKQPNGFVRSEKPFSAEEDTCYPLDFEEILATTKREFPALDVRNIRPTTNGEGIVQVLGDVKGQAYERRSNKLYLDKRDFSTQRKYNISAQGFGDKLYYVQESFHFGDFGGLPLKLLYAVLALGSAFLSLSGFIIFLERTKKKRAQQAKYIPLRPLLIRWGGGMVAFLVIVAVLSTNFGIAVPSLLVTTGIYGFFIYLVIKAIWKRFAGARPFSGTSDSVV, from the coding sequence ATGGATAACAAGTTACTGTGGAAAATTCACAATTGGGTGGGCCTGTATGTTGGGGTGGTGATTGCCTTTCTCAGCATTACAGGCGCGGCCGCGCTGTTTAGGCCAGAAGTGGACAGGCTGCTTAATCCCCACTTGACCAAGGTAGCCCCTCAGTCGGAAGAGGCCTCTTTGACCGCTGCAGTGCAACATGTTATAGCCACCCATCCTGATCATGAGCTTTTTGAAGTCGAATTGCCAAAGCCATACCTTGACACATGGAATATACGCCTTCGGCCAAAAGATCCCGACCCAATGCAGCCAACCTTCTGGGAGGTTTTCGTGAATCCTCATACCGGTGAAATTTTAGGGGAGCGAAATTATTTTAAGAGTTTCGGTTATTTTCTCAGGAATATCCATGTGCGCCTTTATGAAGCGCAGTACGGAAGGCAGCTGGTAGGGTTGGCGGGGATTGCATTATTGGTTTCCACGGTCACGGGCCTATTGATTTATGGCAATTTCACCAAAAAGCAAGCCTTCGGGAAGATCAGGAAGAAAAACCTCCGGATCACACAGGCGGATTTGCATAAGTTTGTCGGCATCAGTGCTTTGGCGTTTAACCTGGTGATCGCCATTACAGGGGCTTGGCTGGGGCTACAGGTTTACCTGATGGAAGGTTTTGGCATGAAGCAGCCGAATGGCTTTGTGCGAAGTGAGAAGCCTTTTTCTGCCGAGGAGGATACGTGCTATCCACTGGATTTTGAGGAGATTTTAGCGACGACAAAAAGGGAATTCCCTGCATTGGACGTAAGGAATATCCGCCCCACCACAAATGGCGAAGGTATCGTCCAAGTGCTGGGTGATGTTAAAGGTCAAGCCTATGAAAGGAGGTCCAATAAACTCTATTTGGATAAAAGGGATTTTAGTACGCAGCGCAAATACAATATCAGCGCACAAGGCTTCGGGGACAAGCTTTATTATGTCCAAGAATCTTTCCACTTTGGTGATTTTGGAGGCCTTCCGCTAAAGCTACTTTATGCTGTCTTGGCTTTGGGGTCTGCCTTTCTCTCCTTGAGTGGGTTTATCATTTTCCTGGAACGAACCAAGAAGAAGCGGGCGCAGCAGGCCAAGTACATCCCGCTAAGGCCGCTTTTGATCCGGTGGGGCGGTGGAATGGTTGCTTTTCTGGTCATCGTGGCGGTGCTAAGCACCAATTTCGGTATTGCCGTACCTTCCTTACTGGTCACGACGGGGATTTATGGGTTTTTTATTTATTTGGTCATTAAGGCCATTTGGAAACGGTTTGCCGGAGCAAGGCCGTTTTCGGGCACATCTGATTCCGTGGTATGA
- a CDS encoding TonB-dependent receptor, whose product MKYCLLFLFFLSLSTLSMAQTGKLKGTVSDQKGGKAQYVNVLIEGSAKGTLTDKDGEYVLDDIPVGEHTVKISSFTYAPISKVVVIRNGETTVLDVSVTEDELQLQTVEILGRAETSYKNTNSFIGTKSSTPLRDVPQSIGYVTKELALDQGAYTVNDVVKNVSGVNQFTFYNDITIRGHRIKGQDISGNLVNGMRAFTSFWKQQLIPHIERVEVIKGPASALFGNASAGGTINRVTKKPLREKRQSISSTVGSFNTFRMLGDFTGPMTQDEKLLYRLNLGYENSGSFRDLQYAKNLVVAPSFSFLPSEKTLLNFDVVYQKSDGMLDRGQAVFGNGDLFSVPISKSINAVNDYLKEESLNVTISLRHEITDGLSFNSVFMRSDYSEDLQEHRGNNKFANLGDGSLDIEKVEMRMGIRQRSWSNNNFSNYFNYDFSTGDVDHKLLVGYDYFQQTLHPGGSQLQARGYLTADRTGSINSYNPANRELYALDADGNPIPVVPHFDLTDPYGNQLRDISKYIYSNRSFPQSSLYSHGVYVQEQMKIGKLRVLLGLRQEYYTDLLNYKTDSEEKVTQDALIPRVGVVYSLTPNINLYGTYVQGYQPQTATVINNPEAGGPFDPLTSELKEVGVKSDWFEGRLSATMAFYYLTEKGALYNANSPGNPDLLVQTGKDLSKGAELDLVGRIIDNWSVIVNYAYNKATIEESDDENLVGRQKPNAPKHAGNFWTKYIISEGNLKGLGFGLGGNFVTERFGSLGATDEPPVFPGYELVNAAVYYKIDKFQIQMNFNNIFDKTHWVGGYDYIRAFPGAPRNVMTTVSYTF is encoded by the coding sequence ATGAAATACTGTTTACTGTTTTTGTTTTTCCTGAGCTTAAGCACCCTTAGTATGGCACAAACGGGAAAACTAAAAGGAACCGTTAGCGATCAAAAGGGAGGAAAAGCCCAATATGTCAATGTCTTGATTGAGGGAAGTGCTAAAGGAACCCTTACCGATAAGGATGGGGAGTACGTATTGGATGATATACCTGTCGGTGAGCATACCGTGAAGATCAGTTCGTTTACCTATGCTCCCATTTCGAAAGTGGTGGTCATCAGGAATGGTGAGACGACCGTTTTGGATGTTTCTGTGACGGAAGATGAGCTCCAGCTGCAAACGGTGGAAATCCTCGGCCGAGCGGAGACCAGTTACAAGAATACCAATTCGTTTATTGGAACCAAGTCCTCTACCCCCCTGCGGGATGTGCCCCAGTCTATTGGCTATGTGACCAAGGAGCTGGCACTGGACCAAGGAGCCTATACGGTAAATGACGTGGTGAAAAATGTGAGTGGTGTAAACCAGTTTACCTTTTATAATGACATCACCATCAGGGGACATCGGATAAAAGGCCAAGATATCTCCGGTAACTTGGTGAATGGCATGCGGGCCTTTACCAGTTTCTGGAAGCAACAGCTAATTCCCCACATCGAACGGGTGGAAGTGATCAAAGGACCAGCCTCTGCTCTTTTTGGGAATGCCTCAGCCGGTGGGACGATAAATCGCGTGACCAAAAAGCCGCTGCGCGAAAAGCGCCAATCCATCAGTTCCACCGTAGGGAGCTTTAATACTTTCCGGATGCTAGGTGATTTTACCGGCCCTATGACCCAAGATGAAAAGCTGCTTTATCGCTTAAACCTCGGATATGAAAATTCGGGAAGTTTTCGCGACCTGCAATATGCCAAGAATTTGGTCGTAGCTCCTTCATTTTCCTTTTTGCCATCAGAGAAGACTTTGTTAAACTTCGACGTGGTGTATCAAAAATCCGATGGTATGCTGGACCGTGGACAGGCGGTATTCGGAAATGGTGACCTTTTCTCTGTCCCCATCAGCAAGTCTATCAATGCGGTGAACGATTATTTGAAGGAAGAAAGCCTCAATGTGACCATTTCCCTTCGACATGAAATCACCGATGGCCTGAGCTTCAACTCCGTCTTCATGCGGTCAGACTACAGTGAAGACCTCCAGGAACACCGTGGCAATAACAAATTTGCAAACCTCGGTGATGGAAGCTTGGATATCGAAAAGGTGGAAATGAGAATGGGCATTCGCCAGCGAAGCTGGAGCAATAATAATTTCAGCAACTATTTTAACTATGATTTCAGCACAGGTGATGTGGACCATAAGTTGCTTGTAGGGTATGATTACTTCCAGCAGACCCTGCACCCGGGTGGCTCTCAACTTCAAGCCAGAGGCTACCTCACGGCAGACCGCACAGGTTCTATCAACTCCTATAACCCAGCCAATCGGGAATTGTACGCCTTGGATGCAGATGGCAACCCGATTCCGGTAGTGCCCCATTTTGACCTGACCGATCCTTATGGCAATCAATTGCGGGATATCAGCAAATATATTTACAGCAACAGGAGCTTTCCGCAATCCAGCCTTTACTCCCATGGGGTATATGTACAGGAGCAAATGAAGATCGGAAAATTGAGGGTATTGTTGGGGCTTCGTCAGGAATACTATACGGACCTGCTGAATTACAAGACAGACAGTGAGGAAAAAGTCACCCAGGATGCCCTAATCCCCCGGGTAGGCGTGGTTTACTCCCTGACACCCAATATTAACCTGTATGGTACCTATGTCCAAGGCTACCAGCCGCAAACAGCCACGGTGATCAATAATCCCGAAGCGGGTGGGCCATTCGATCCCTTGACCAGCGAGCTGAAGGAAGTTGGTGTGAAGAGTGATTGGTTTGAAGGTCGGCTAAGTGCCACCATGGCCTTTTACTACCTCACCGAGAAGGGTGCGCTCTACAATGCCAATAGCCCTGGTAATCCCGACTTGTTGGTACAGACTGGGAAAGACCTTTCCAAAGGAGCGGAGCTGGACCTGGTGGGTAGGATTATCGATAACTGGAGTGTAATCGTCAATTATGCCTATAACAAAGCCACCATTGAGGAAAGTGATGATGAAAACCTGGTGGGCCGTCAAAAGCCCAATGCGCCCAAACACGCAGGAAACTTTTGGACCAAATACATTATCAGTGAGGGCAATCTGAAGGGGCTGGGATTTGGCCTTGGTGGGAACTTCGTGACAGAACGATTCGGATCATTGGGTGCGACCGATGAGCCACCGGTGTTTCCGGGTTATGAGCTGGTAAATGCTGCGGTATATTACAAGATCGATAAATTCCAGATCCAGATGAATTTTAACAATATCTTTGATAAAACACACTGGGTAGGAGGTTATGATTACATCAGGGCATTCCCGGGAGCTCCACGGAATGTCATGACCACGGTTTCTTATACCTTTTAA
- a CDS encoding RNA polymerase sigma factor: MSLLHERSIKPKTATSSAPAADGFGVGMEESRLWDAFRTGNEEAFITIYKQYANVLFNFGCQLTMDHDLVKDTLQDFFIYLRHKRNGLGKTDAIKPYLFKSFKRRIIDAVKKHHHRFSSHHAFDFKQFPVELSHETVYINRQMEREQLEKLTMALQQLDTREREAIYYFYFEGLSYQEIAQIFEFSHISSARRLVYRGLAHLRKFFVAYLLAAFWELKEW; encoded by the coding sequence ATGTCCTTGCTCCATGAACGTTCCATAAAACCCAAAACAGCCACTTCCTCTGCTCCAGCAGCTGACGGGTTCGGTGTGGGAATGGAGGAAAGCCGCCTTTGGGACGCTTTTAGGACAGGCAATGAAGAGGCTTTTATCACCATTTACAAGCAGTATGCAAATGTCCTTTTTAACTTTGGCTGCCAACTGACAATGGATCATGACCTGGTGAAGGATACCCTTCAGGATTTTTTTATTTACCTGCGGCACAAACGAAATGGGCTGGGCAAGACAGATGCTATCAAACCGTACCTTTTCAAGAGCTTTAAGAGAAGAATCATCGATGCCGTAAAGAAACACCATCATCGGTTTTCATCCCATCATGCTTTTGACTTCAAGCAATTTCCAGTCGAGCTATCCCATGAGACCGTTTATATTAACCGACAGATGGAGCGGGAACAACTCGAAAAACTCACCATGGCCCTGCAGCAACTGGATACCCGTGAAAGGGAGGCGATTTACTATTTTTATTTTGAAGGGCTCAGCTATCAGGAGATTGCACAAATATTTGAGTTTTCGCATATTTCCTCAGCAAGGAGATTGGTTTATCGTGGCCTTGCCCACCTCAGGAAGTTTTTTGTTGCCTACCTGCTGGCCGCTTTCTGGGAGCTAAAGGAATGGTGA